In a single window of the Olivibacter sp. SDN3 genome:
- the rplC gene encoding 50S ribosomal protein L3: protein MSGIIGKKVGMTSIFDAGGKNIPCTVIEAGPCVVTQIRTEENDGYAAIQLSFDEKKEKNTAASLKGHFAKAKTTPKRKLVEFEVFPEEKNLGDVVTVDIFAEGDYIDVVGTSKGKGFQGVVKRHGFAGVGGQTHGQHNRMRAPGSLGASSWPSRVFKGMRMAGRTGGDRVKVQNLQVLKVYPEQNLLVVSGSVPGAKGSYVIVDK, encoded by the coding sequence AAAAGTAGGAATGACCAGCATTTTCGATGCCGGCGGGAAGAATATTCCCTGTACGGTAATTGAAGCTGGCCCGTGCGTGGTAACGCAGATACGCACGGAAGAGAATGACGGTTATGCAGCAATCCAGCTGTCTTTCGACGAAAAGAAAGAGAAGAACACAGCCGCATCACTGAAAGGGCATTTCGCGAAAGCGAAAACAACGCCTAAGCGTAAGTTGGTAGAATTTGAGGTATTCCCTGAAGAGAAGAACCTTGGAGATGTAGTGACGGTTGATATTTTCGCAGAAGGCGATTATATTGATGTCGTGGGTACTTCCAAAGGTAAAGGTTTCCAGGGCGTTGTGAAACGTCACGGTTTCGCTGGTGTAGGTGGCCAAACTCATGGTCAGCACAACCGCATGCGTGCACCGGGTTCATTAGGTGCTTCATCTTGGCCTTCTCGCGTATTCAAAGGTATGCGTATGGCCGGCCGCACTGGTGGCGACCGCGTTAAGGTTCAAAACTTACAAGTGTTGAAAGTGTATCCAGAGCAGAACCTGCTAGTCGTTAGTGGTTCGGTTCCCGGAGCAAAGGGTTCTTACGTAATCGTAGATAAATAA